CCCATCCCCAAAGAAGCCATCAGTGCAAACAGCGCGAACAAAACCGCCAGGAGTTTGCCGATATATTTCCATATGCCACCCCATTCACCGAGCCCATGTTCCAGAACATACATTGGCCCGCCGCGCCAATCGTCCTGCGCATCCTTTTGTCGGTAATGAACGGCCAGCGTAATTTCAGCAAATTTGGTACACATGCCAAAAAAGGCCGAAATGAGCATCCAGACCAGTGCTCCAGGTCCACCCAGATGCAGTGCGGTTGCTACGCCAGCCACGTTGCCGGTTCCCACCGTCGCGGCCAGCGCTGTAGTCATCGCCGCAAAAGCGGAAATGGCGTTATCATCACCGCTTTTCTTGCGAAAACTGAATACTTCGGCTAATGCCGGAATAAAATAGCGAAGCTGAGGCAGTCCGAGTAAAATCGTCAGATAGATACCTGTCCCCACCAGCAGCGTAAGGCCGGGAGGGCCCCAGACAAAGTGATTGACCACTTCGTTTATTTGCATGATTTCATCCATCTATAGCCCCCCTCCCAATAAAATGAACGCACCTATCTGACATTCCCCCTATTTTTCTCCTGCGCCACGGAGATTCACAACTTTTTCATTAAGTAGCTCAGCAGCTTGTCTTTCGTGGTGGATTTCAGAATATAGCCCGTTGGCTTCAACTGCAATACGCGCTCTACCTGTTCCTTCCCGCCCACGCCAGTCAGGAATACAACGGGAATCCCCTGCGTGGATGGCTCCTGCCTGAGCATTTGAAAGACCTGCGGACCATCTACCACGGGCATCTCATAATCGAGCAGAATCATATCGACATTTTTTTTCGCCAAAAACGTAATGGCCTGTATTCCTGCTGTGACGATGCTGACCTGATAAACATCCTTGAGCCACTCGCGAACCATTTTGGCGTACGAGGGGTCATCATCCACAATTAAGATGTGTTTCTTGTTGCTCCCTTCCACTTCCGGGAAAATCCCGTCGGTCACAGCCAGCTCCAATTCCTCCATCTTCACAGGTCTGTCGAGCCAGCCCACATGGAGCATGCCAAAAATCCTGCCCGTCAAATCATCGCGCTCACTCTTATCGCCAATGACAATTACTTCACATTCACATTCCAATTCATGGATTTTGCCGTAGATATGTTCCAGCCAATTAAACTTGATGACATCATCCATGATGTCATTCGGCAGATAAAAGATAAATGTAGCCGATTCCTTTTCCTTATCCAGCTTGGGCATCTTATCATTGTCCTGGGTGAGGATGGATACCTTGCAGCCGATTTCCTTGAGCCTGCGCTCGATGCCCTTCACCACCACACTGTATTTGCACATAACGATAATCACATTTTTTATTTTTTTCTCACTCATATAGATCCCTCCAGTCAGCATCCATCGCGGTCAGCTTAATGCTTCTATTTCCCTAGTACCTCGATAATTTTCTCATAATCAAACTGTTCAGCTGCCGCCTTGAGCTGTTTCCACTTCTCCTCCTCACTGCCGGCAACACGATAATCATTCATCTCGCTAAAGATTTCCTCCAGTCTGTCACAATCCATTTCCTTTGCAGCTATGCTGATTTCTTCATAGGCACTGGTCAATAAATCCATATCGGCCAAAGGCTTATCTTCATCCGCCGCTGTGGCAAAAACTTCCGCCAGCGGGGCCTTGAAGCTGCGGTACTTGGCGATAAATTCCGCATGGTGGCTGCGAATGTAGTCGATATCGCCACTCTTGCCCGCATTTTCGAGCTGTTGTGCCTCTTCGCCAAAGGCTGCAGCCCCAATAATACGCGCTGAACTTTTGAGGGCATGTACCTTAATGGTATAGTCCTGCCAATTTTCTGCTGCATAGAAAGCGTCAATTTCATCCGCTTTTTCATCCAGTGATTCATAAAAGATTTTTAGGAGCGGCAAATACGCATCAGCTGAACCACTGTTCTTTATACCCGTGGCGAGGTCAAGCCAGTCCGCATCCTGGAGCGGTACCAGACTGTCTGGCACGGGCAGTTTTTCCTCTGCCGCTGTGTTTTCCGAACAATCTACCAGGATTTTTTCCTGTGGCAGATAGTCCATCAACATGCCTTCTAATTTATCCGTCTCAATCGGTTTCGTCAGAAAATCGTCAAAGCCGGCCTTTAGATACTGCTCACGCGCATTGGATATCGCATTAGCCGTCAGACAGACCACCTTGGTTGCCACATTGGGGTTGTCAGCCTGTGCACGGAGTTCATGCAATGTCTCAATACCATCTTTATGCGGCATCATATGGTCAAGAAAAATCAAGTCGTATCTATGTTTTTGCGTAAGCGCCAGACAAGCGTCACCGCTTTCTGCCGTATCGACCTTTACTTGTATCTGTTTGACCAGATTTTGGAATACCACCAAATTCATGCGGTTATCATCCACCACGAGCACATGCGCATCAGGCGCTGTAAATTTTCCCTGATAGCCACGCTGACTCTTCGCTTGGGCATGATAAGACTCTTCATAGTTCCCTAACGGCTCCCAGCTCACGACTTTCTGCTTGAGTACAAAACTAAACGTCGAGCCGTAGCCATAGGTGCTGTCCACCTGCAAGGTACTGCCCATCTTATTCAGTAAATTCTGGGTGATAGCCATCCCCAGGCCTGTACCTTCGATATTGCGATTGCGTTTTTCTTCAATACGCTCAAATTCCGTAAAGAGCTTGGACATATCCTCCTCTTTGATGCCAATCCCGGTATCTTGCACGGCCACGCGCAAATATATGCTGTCGGGGTCATCCGTAACCGGCTCATAGCCGACAAAGAAGGTCACGCTTCCTGTCTCCGTATATTTCACGGCGTTAGTCAGGATGTTGGTAATAATCTGCTTAATGCGCACCTCATCACCATAAAGCTGGCTCGGCATACTTTCATCAAAGCCCAATTCGAGCGCCAACCCTTTTTCCTTCACCCGTGGCTGCAACATATTCACCAGGTCATTTAGCACAGAGGCCATATAATAATTTACGAGAATGATTTCGATTTTTCCTGCTTCAATTTTAGAAAAATCGAGAATTTGATTCACAAGTTCCAACAGAGTTCTGCCAGCATTCCTTATATTCTCGGCATAATAGAGGATGTTTTCATCTTTGCCTTCCCGCAAAATCATTTCATTCATGCCGATAACGGCATTGATTGGCGTCCGAATCTCATGGGACATGTTGGCCAGAAAATCGCTTTTCGCCCGCGAGGCTTCTTCTGCCATCGCCTTGGCCTCCATGAGTTCTGCGCTCTCCCGGATTTTTAGCTGTGCCCGAATCAGGAACACCGCACCTAAAACCACCAAAATCATCAACAGGCTGAACACATAGACAACCAGCAACGTGATGTTTTCAATGCCCTCTGATGCCTTTGCCTTGGGCACAAATCCTGCAAGCAGATAATCTGTTCCGGGAATCTCTGCCTCAAACATAATCATATCCCCGTGAGTTGAGTTAAAGGTGCGGGCTGAAGCAACGGAAACTTCCATTTCCTGGTGCATTTTCCGATAAAACTTTTTCGTTTCCGTACTCTGCATAAACTCGATATCTTCCGGGTCGTTTTGCGCGAAGGGAATGATGATATCCCCTTCACGCGTACTGATAAGCACTTTGCCAATATCGTCATAGCAGCTAATGGCGAAGCGTTCCATCACACTATTGATAGGATAAAAACGATAGAGAACGTACTTCACATTCTCACCATGAAAGACCGGGTAGGTAAATAACAGGCCTTCGCCATGCACGAATGTGATTTGCGGATAACCGCGGAACGAGGCCTGTATGCCTTCAAAGCGCTGCACGGACATTTTCTTTCCAAAGACAGCCGTCCCATTGAGGGTGAGCAGTCCCTGTTTAACGCCTGTCTCCGTTAATACCAACGGCATCAAGCGCTCGGTTTCCTCGGGATTTGCCTCGATTTTCCCGGCGATATATGCCAGATTCTCAAGCTCTGTTTCCAATTTTTCCGCTGCTTGCGAGGCCAGAGTCTCCGCCTGCCGTTTTGTCTGTCTTTCGGTATACAAGATAAGCAGATCATTCATCCGATCCTTAAACATTACCCCTACAAATAGCAGCAACACGGCGAATACAAGCAAAACTATGGCTGTGACCCTTTTCTCCTTAAAGGAAGTATTTTTATTCATCAATTTCTACCCCCTCGACAAACCAGTCCATGCCATAAAAAAGCTCCTGGTCACTGATTTGTTCCCCTTCATCGCAGCGAAGCTGACCTTTATTGTCATAAATCACTCCGGAAAACACATCCTGTTTTTTGATTCGCTGCAGCTCAAGCTCAACCAAATCTGCCGTTGCCGGTTCTACCAACGGGGACAGCTTATCCAATTTGACGCCGCCTTCTGACAGGTCCAGCCAATAATCTTTCGTTGACGTCACCCGGCCACTAATGTAATCGGACAACACCTTCTGATAAACGGCATCCCAGTCATATAACGCGGCGGTCAGATAACGCTGCGAATAGTTCGCCTGCGTCGAACCATAGCCGATAGTATAGAGGCCCATCATTTCTGCCTTTTCGATAGCATTTGGTTTATCCTCATGGTAGGTAATCACATCTGCCCCTGCGGCCGCCAGTTTAACCACACTATCCATTTCCATATTTCTGTTATCCCAGCTGCCGGTAAAATGAACCAACAGTTTGGCCTGAGGATTTGCCCTGCGCATCCCCAGCGCATAGGCGTTAATTCCGCGGTTGGTCTGCGAATTGGGCATTGCGGCCACATAGCCAAGCACCCCCGTCTTCGTGGCGGCTCCTGCCACCAGTCCTGCCAGATAACGAACCTGATAAAGGCGGGCAAAATAAGACGTGCAATTATTCGCCTTGCCATGACCGGAGATGGTAAAAAATGCTACATCGGGATATTTCGCAGCAATTTTATCCACATAGGTCCCATAACCAAAGCTGGTCAGAAAAATCACATTAGCCCCATCTTTTATCAATCCCTCTACCGCATCATAGAACGTTCCCGCATCGCCACTATCCGCAACATATTCGCGGCCTAACAATTTGCAATTATATGCATCGCAGGCTTTTTGCAACCCTTTGTAGTGGCTTTCATTCCAAGCTTTATCCGCCCACGAGCCAATCAGAACAACGCCTACCGTAGTATTTTGTGTCTCGGTGGGAATGCGAAAACTCTGTATCACGAAGATGATTGCCGCCACCGTGAGAATCACTAACAAAGCAGGAACATAACGTGCTTTCGAGTTATTAGTATTCAACGATAACACCCTCCACATACCAATCCAATGTGTTCAGCAGCGTATAGTCCGACATGGATTCACCTGTCGCCAGACGAAGATTCCCCTGATTATCCCGGATTGGTCCATAAAAGACATCAAACTCACGGCTGAGAAATTTTTCCCTGGCTGCTCCTACTGCAGCCTTTGTCCTATCCTTTACCAGCGGCGAAAAATCGGCCAGTTTTACAATGCCCTCTTCCATGCCCAGCCATGTATGCTTGCCATGGAATTTCCCCCGCAGGCAGTTCAGTATCTGCTGACGATAATATCCTTGCCAGTTCCACTCACTGGCCGTTAAATATTTACTGGAAAATAAATCCCGGTTATCCTTATTGCAGCCAATGGATTTTATGCCGCGGCTTTCTGCGATTTTGTGCGGCATTATGGAGTCCGTATGCATAAAGAGCACGTCAATCGGATGACTATCCAGAAGTTTCTGACACTCAAGACCGGCTGGTTCATCTGCCGTCCACGAGTTACTATAACGCACGTAAACTTTGGCATCCGGCCGGACACTGCGTGCGCCTAGCGTAAAAGCGTTAATCCCACGGATTGTCTCGGGGATAGGAAATGCGGCGATATAGCCGAGCTCACCGGTTTCCGATTCCATGCCTGCTACGATACCAGCCAAGTATCTAGCCTGATACATCCGGCCAAAGAACGTGGACAGATTGACGGCTTCCCCCGTTCCTGCAGCATGCAGAAAATAGACCTGGGGATACTTAGCCGCAGCCTTTTTCATATCCGGGCCATAGCCAAAGGAAATCGCCACAATGATTTTACAATCTTCCTTTTCGATAAGGTCCGTAATCACATCGTAACATTCATTGGGAACTTTTTCCCGATAGATAATTTTGAGGTTTAACTCCTTCTGCAGGGATTGCAATGCTTCAAAATGCGTCTGCACATAATTATGGTCTTCGTGACTCCCATTGAGAATAAGACCTACTTTGGTCGTATTGGCCGTGATATCCGCTTCCTCTTGATTATCCTGTATCAGGAAAATTCCCACCGCCGCTGCGGCAAAAATCATTACGACCAGTATGAGTATATTCTTCAAGCAGAATCCCTCCCCGCTATATCCGCATCGCCAATTCGTCAGTCTCTCCCTTATTCGCAATATTCGCGATTCAAGTCATAAATCCTGCTGTTCACAATACATCCAACGACAGAATAATCAGAGGAATACATAGCACAAAAAAGCTGTGACAAAATGCACTTGCATTCTGACACAGCTTTTGACTCGTTAAGATTCTTCCGGCATTCCCTTGCACAGCAGCACGGGACAATCTGCATGCTGGGTGACGAAACTGGACACGCTGCCCATCAGCAGGCTGCGGAAGGTGCCGAAACCATGCGTCCCCATGACAATCATATCGCTTTCCTCTTCCTCGGCCACACTTAAGATAACCTCGCCGGGATTGCCCACTTCCACGCGGGTATGAGCGTGAACATCACTTGGGATTACGTGCATGAGGTCTGCCAGGAATTGATAGGCGGCAATTTTTAGTTCCGCCGGCACATAACCGCTGAGACTGACCTGTTCAAAAGCCGCCACATTCTGATTGTAGTCCACCACCATCAGCAAGGTGATTTCCGCCTTGGTCGCAGCCGCGAGCTGAACGGCCTCCTTGACGGCCTTAAAGGCCTGCCCGGAACCGTCCGTGGGCAGAAGAATGCGGTCACACTTTATCGCCTGCTGCGGCCGCGTTTTGATTTCCTCAATCAGCGCGGCCGTATCCATTTGACTTGTCAATTCCATCTTTTCCACAACATCATCCCCTATCTGCCAGTTCCTGCGCCAGCGCTGCCATCTGCTTATGCTGACGTTCTTCAGCTGCCTGTCTGGCTAAAAGTTCCTTGCGGGAAGCATTGAACCGCAGGCAGAACAGGATGCCCACAATCCCCATATAGACAAGAAATGCGCCAAAGGTCTGGGTAATATCAGCAAAGCCTGCCCCCCTGGCAATGATATCCCGTTCAAAATGAAATTCCCAGGTAAGCGGGAATACATGGCTAAACTTTACCACCCAATCCGCAAAGAAGGTAGTCGGACCAGCACCGCCCCCCAGAATAAAACCGCCAGGAATAAAGAGAATCATACGGCTTGATGCAATACCGGGGTTGGCTGCCGTCCAGCCAAACATCAAGGACAAGGTGCCCACTGTGAAAATATAAAATATCTGCACGAAGATAAAGGTAAAGAGATTTCCCGAAAAGGTCAAATCCCCCCATACCCGGAGTACCGCTAATCCCAGCACCCAGGAAACCATCAGACAGCAGCCATAGGGAATGAGTCTTGCCAATAAATCCCAGGGCGTGCCCTCAAGCAGAACTTTATCCAGCTGATGTGTAAGCCTAAGACGCGGTATCATACCAATGGTTGCAAAGGTAAAGAACATCGAACCAAAGAAGAACAAGAAGCCCAACGTTTCCCCGTTGTCCTTGGATTCCTGCGGATTAAAGAGGTTACGGGTCGCAAGGCTCACGTTGCCGTAAATGCTGTCATTGGTACTGCCCACATCACCGTTGGCCATCGCGTTATCCAGCCCTACGATTTCATTTAACGCTTCTTTGATGTTGCTGGTATTGGCCGAGTTCGTGTTATCGTAGAACACGCCAATATTGGATGCCACACCCGTATATCTATCCTTTTCCAGACCTCTGGGGAAATACACCACAGCAAAAGCCCTGTCCTGATAGAATAAATCCTTGGGGTCCTGCGCCGTATTCAGTACCGCCGTAACCTTCATGTACTCTGAGGCATCTATGCGATTGGTCAATTCTCGCGTATAAGCCGAGTTATCCAAATCGATAACAACGACTTTAACATCCTTGGCAATGTTGCCAGTGAGCAGCACCGACACAAACAGCGTGATAACCATGGCCACCATGATGCAGACCTTTTCATAGGGCATGCCCTGACCAGAAAACAGGAACTTAATTTCATCTCTTAGTGAATTCACTGTCTTTCACCCCAATAGTCATGCCCGGGATAATGCCATCCTGCGGGTCAATATAGATACGCACCTGAAATGCCGAAAGGTCAGACTGGCCCTTTTCGCGGGACTGCTTCAAATCCGCAAAGCCCGGAGCCTGCGTCAAAAGACGTACCGTCCCCGTAACCTTCTTTTCTCCAGCTACCGTAGTACCGGTAATTTCCATGCCCTCGGAGAGGCCTGCTGCCTGCTTTTCGCTGATATAAATATCGTAGTAGCTGCGGCTGCTTTCGAGCAGCACCACCGGCGTGGACGGAGAAATCATTTCCCCTTCTTTAGCCAGAACTTTAAGGATTTTGCCATCTTCGGGAGCACGCAGGGTCAGACGTTCCTTGGCCACTTCGAGTTCCTTTAACTGCACTTCCAAAGCCGCTTTCTGCTGACGCAGGGCTTCCACATCATTGCCCATGTTGTCGGCAGACATCCGCGCCTGTGCAATGGAGTCCGTGCCGCTGCCATTGGTGACGGCAGTCAGCTTGTTCAATAATTGCTGCTGCTGTTCCACGTTGGCCCGCGCCACGTTGAGCGTCATCTCTGCATCATCCAGCTGGGACTGAGCAATAGCGCCAGCCTCGACCAAAGAGGCCTTGCGGTTATAATCAAGCTGGGCATTCTTCAAGGTGACATTCGCCGACTGCAAAGCCGCCTGCTGCTGGTCGATGCCACGGTAGTTCTGGCTTTCACTCGTATCGGCTTTCAGATAGTTGATGCCCTGCGTGCCGCTGGTGGAGGCAATCTGCGCTTCCATCTGGGCAATCTGGGTCTTGAGCTTGGCAATGGAAAGGTCGGTGTCCGTGGAGTCCAGTTCCATGATGACGTCGCCCTTATGAACATAATCCCCTTCCTTCACCGCTTCTTTGATGAGCCGCCCGCTGACGGAATCAAAGGACATCTTGACCTGCTCGGCGGTAAGTATCCCTTCCTTCTTCTCCGTGGCCAGCACCAGTGCATCATTGCCCTTATACATCAACACCAGTCCTCCGATAATCAGGAGGGCAATAAATACGATGCCCGTACGCTTGGCTTTTTCTTTTGTGTTCATTCTCGATTCTCTCCCTTATATAGTTTACTAGCTAACTACTTTGACGTAAAAATAAGTGCCTTAGGCACTTAACTTTTCCAGCAGCATAATGAGTTCTTTCTGCTCGGCTTCGGTCAGTTTTTCCATCAATTTGCTGACCCGCAGATAATGCGGCGGCAAAATCTCTTCCATGAATTCACAGCCCGCTCTCGTCAGGCTCACGACCTTGGCCCGGCCATCCTGTGCGGCAGGATTGATATCCACTAGTCCGTCTCGTTCCATGCGCCGCAGCATATTGCTGATGGTCGCCCGGGTCACTCCCACTTTGGCCGCAAGTTCTGACGGAGCTATGCCCTTTTCGCCATACTGATGAAGCACCACCAGCGCACAGAACTTTCCTTCGGACAACTGATAGCTCTGCTGCAGCACATCCAAAATGGACTGCTGAATCTCCTCACTGGCCATCTTGATGCCCAGCATGGCGATGACTGCCGCCGGATTAATCTCCGGCACCAGCTTCTTATGCCGTTCCAATTCGGCAAAGGTCGGTATAATTTCCCGTTTCATAATTATCTCCAACATAAAATAATTAGCTTGCTAATCATTTATTATAAGGATTTTGCTCTTTTTGTCAACAACGAGATTTTTAATCGTCAATACTTTCTTCATGCTGACGGATGGTTTCGGCCACCACTTTGTCAAAGCCCGTCAAAGCCGCAAAGGGAGCGAACTGTGCCGCCCGCTTGGCAAGCGCCATACGCTGATGGTTCTGCGGCTCCGGCCGCGGCAGGTTCACGATATCGGCGTAATCTTCACTTGTTCTCTGGGGAATCATGCCTTGTGTCCTCCTATCTCACTGTTTCTGGCTATGGTGCGCGCCTCCTCTTTGAGGTTCGCCGCCTTCAACACAGCGTTCTTGCCAAATTTATTTCTAAGGGCCAGCATTGCATGCTGCAGGGATTTTTCCTTTTGCGCGCTGCGCTGCTTCGCTTCTTCCTGGCGGGTTCTCTCCTCCAGATTGTCAAAGAGATTAAATTGCACCACCGCTTCCTTTTGACTGGTCAGACTGTCCTCTGCAATCAGGCGGCCTACGGTCACGGTAAGGCGACGCACGAGAAGCTGCGGCATAGTTATGCGGTCATAGAGGGCCAGCGTTTCCTGCAGAAGTTTTTTCGTCGAGGAAGTATGATGCGCAAGGCTCACGGTTCCATGCGCAGCCTTGGGCACCTTGCGTCCGTAATGGTCGATATGGACAGGGCCATTATAGCCCTTGGCCATGTTTTCGATGTCGTATCCCACATCGAGCACCACCTGATTGGTCACGAGTTTCTTTTCCAGCAAATCAAAGATAAGCTGGTCCATCATCTCCCAGACAATCAGCCGCGCCTGTTCATTGGTATAAGGTTCGTGCAGTACCTGACCGCTGCTGAGGCTCGTGCTGGTCGGCCGATAATTCTTGACCGCCTCCATCGTGCAGGGTTCATATCCCCAGGCATGGTCAATCAGAAGCTCTGCATTCACCCCAAAGGTCTTATAGAGTTCATTTTCACCATAGACCTGCAGCGAAAAGCGGGCAATATCGCCCATGGTGTAGAGCCCCATGTCCGCAAGTTTCTGGGCATAGCCTCTCCCCACCCGCCAAAAATCCGTTATGGGGGTATGCGCCCAGAGCTGCCGACGATAGCGCATTTCATCGAGTTCGGCAATGCGCACGCCGTCCTTGTCCGGCGGCATATGCTTGGCGGTGATGTCCATGGCAATCTTGGCCAGATACATATTACTGCCCACGCCTGCCGTGGCCGTAATTTTCGTTTCCGTCAGCACATCCCCCACCATCTTTCGGGCCAGTTCATGTGCCGTCATTTTATAGGTAGCAAGATAGGGCGCCACATGGATAAAAACCTCGTCAATGGAATACGTATGAATATCATGAGGAGCGATATAACGCAGGTACACGCCGAACACCTGCCCGCTATATTTCATATAGAGTGCCATGCGGGGAACAGCCACGATATAACCGATGGCAAGCTGGGGATTATCTGCCAAATCCTGACTGTCGCAGGATTCGCCCACGAGTTTTCCCCCCGGTGCCTTAGCCGCCCGCAGCCTGTTGGCATATTTGATTTTCTGCACCACCTCAAAAAGCCTTGCCCGCCCCGGTACGCCATACTGCTTGATGGCAGGGCTGGCGGCAAGGCAGATGGTCTTTTCCGACCGGCTCTCATCTGCCACCACCAAATTCGTGGTCAACGGGTCAAGCCCCCGCTCCACACATTCCACGGAAGCATAGAAGGATTTGAGGTCAATGGCGATATAACTTGCCTTATCCATGATACTCACCTGTGTAATTTATTTACTCACAGTGTAGCATATAGCTTGCGAGCTGACAAGTCAAAATTGACAAGTCAAAGGCTGACATGTCAAAGGCTCGCCAAAAACGCTGTTGCCAACCCCATTCGCCTTGCAGTATAATGGGTGGATAAGAATAGCGAAAGAACGGAGCTGATGGTATGATTTCCACTCGTGGGCGCTATGCCCTGCGCGTTATGCTGGATTTGGCTGAAAACGAAAATGGCAAGTATATCCCCTTGAAGGATATTGCCGCCCGCCAGGAACTTTCCAAAAAATATCTGGAAATTATCGTCAAGGATTTGGTAAAAGAAGGTCTGCTGACAGGAGCCAGCGGCAAAGGCGGCGGTTACAAGCTCTGCCGCCGTCCCGAGGAATACACCGTCGGCGAAATCATCGAACTCATGGAAGGCACATTGGCCTCGGTTGC
The Selenomonas ruminantium AC2024 DNA segment above includes these coding regions:
- a CDS encoding RrF2 family transcriptional regulator, with product MISTRGRYALRVMLDLAENENGKYIPLKDIAARQELSKKYLEIIVKDLVKEGLLTGASGKGGGYKLCRRPEEYTVGEIIELMEGTLASVACLTDKEPACPRKGICKTLPLWTEYHQLVHDFFYGKKLSDLL